A genome region from Arachis duranensis cultivar V14167 chromosome 8, aradu.V14167.gnm2.J7QH, whole genome shotgun sequence includes the following:
- the LOC107462391 gene encoding ras-related protein Rab11D encodes MAAYRGEEEYDYLFKLVLIGDSGVGKSNLLSRFTRNEFNLESKSTIGVEFATKTLNIDSKVVKAQIWDTAGQERYRAITSAYYRGAVGALLVYDVTRHSTFENASRWLKELRDHTDPNIVVMLIGNKSDLRHLIAVPTDDGKSFAERESLYFMETSALEATNVENAFTEVLTQIYRIVSKRAVEAGDNSDTSAVPSKGQTINVKEDSSVLKRFGCCSN; translated from the exons ATGGCCGCGTACAGAGGCGAGGAAGAGTACGATTACCTGTTCAAGCTGGTTCTGATCGGCGATTCGGGTGTTGGCAAGTCTAATCTCCTTTCCAGGTTCACCAGGAACGAGTTCAACTTGGAGTCAAAGTCCACCATAGGTGTTGAGTTCGCTACTAAGACCTTGAATATTGATTCCAAGGTCGTCAAGGCCCAGATTTGGGACACCGCTGGACAAGAaag GTACCGAGCCATTACCAGTGCGTACTACCGAGGAGCTGTTGGTGCCTTACTTGTATATGATGTCACACGGCATTCTACATTTGAGAATGCTTCAAGGTGGTTGAAAGAGTTGAGGGATCACACAGACCCTAACATTGTGGTCATGCTAATTGGAAACAAATCGGATCTCCGACACCTCATTGCCGTCCCAACAGATGATGGAAAATCTTTCGCAGAGAGGGAATCTCTCTACTTCATGGAGACTTCTGCTTTGGAGGCAACCAATGTTGAGAATGCATTCACTGAGGTTCTTACTCAGATATACCGCATAGTAAGCAAGAGAGCTGTCGAGGCCGGGGACAACAGTGATACTTCAGCCGTTCCCTCTAAAGGACAGACAATAAATGTGAAAGAGGATTCTTCGGTTTTGAAGAGATTTGGATGCTGCTCAAACTAA
- the LOC107462390 gene encoding probable WRKY transcription factor 69, which produces MYRRINTRPLYVADIEDQENEPEPASEAGPASPSSGDDTKFEAPSPKKRREMKKRVVTIPIGDVDGSKSKGESYPPSDSWAWRKYGQKPIKGSPYPRGYYRCSSSKGCPARKQVERSRVDPTKLIVTYNYEHNHSLPVTKSHSSSSSSSSATINATATAVTEVAVATSPSESAAGFPPEDLTVFSSHVDLDLSGDSAVLLSHHNHHGFGWFDDVASAGGVLESPICGGVDDMALTAEEEDGEESLFAGLGELPECSAVFRRRNIPSASAIQCGGIRG; this is translated from the exons ATGTACCGTAGAATCAACACCCGACCATTATACGTGGCTGACATAGAGGACCAGGAGAACGAGCCCGAGCCCGCATCAGAAGCCGGGCCTGCTTCTCCTTCCTCAGGTGATGACACAAAATTTGAAGCACCATCACCTAAGAAAAG GAGGGAGATGAAGAAGAGAGTGGTCACAATACCGATCGGTGACGTGGACGGATCTAAGAGCAAAGGAGAATCATATCCACCGTCCGATTCATGGGCCTGGAGGAAGTACGGCCAGAAGCCCATCAAAGGCTCACCTTACCCAAG AGGATATTACCGATGCAGCAGCTCAAAAGGGTGCCCGGCGAGGAAGCAAGTTGAACGAAGCCGTGTGGATCCCACAAAGCTCATCGTCACCTACAACTACGAACACAACCACTCTCTTCCGGTAACCAAATCCcactcctcctcctcttcctcctcttccgcCACCATTAACGCCACCGCTACCGCCGTCACCGAAGTCGCTGTGGCCACCTCTCCCTCCGAGTCCGCCGCTGGCTTCCCGCCGGAGGATCTGACGGTATTCTCGAGCCACGTCGATCTCGACCTCTCCGGCGACTCCGCAGTACTTCTCAGCCACCACAACCACCACGGATTCGGGTGGTTCGACGACGTGGCCTCCGCCGGCGGCGTCCTGGAGAGTCCGATCTGCGGCGGCGTTGATGACATGGCGCTGACGGCGGAGGAAGAGGACGGGGAAGAGTCGCTTTTCGCCGGCCTCGGCGAGCTGCCGGAGTGCTCGGCTGTTTTCCGGAGGAGGAATATTCCAAGCGCCAGCGCGATCCAGTGCGGTGGCATCAGAGGATAA